A window of Mucilaginibacter robiniae genomic DNA:
AACTTCGATATTGCCTTACGTTCAATTCTATTTTACAGCTTTGTTATACTAAATTTATTCTTAGTAGCGTGGCTGGTCATTCCATCTTTACTTGCCTACTTAAAATTAGGCAAAACCCTCACGCATGATGAAGCAGCCGAAATTATTGGCTTGCACTTTCAGGATGTAAAAGACAAATTGCTGAATACCCTACAGCTTAAAAAGCTGGCCAACGAAGATGCCCGCCACCGTTTACTGATTGAAGCCAGTATTAATCAGAAAATTGAAACTTTAAAGCCGGTCAGTTTTCCATCGGCCATCAATTTGAAAGAGAATGCCCGTTATTTAAAATGGGTAATAGGTCCTTTTGTTATTATTGCCATACTGGCCATAGCAGCACCAGCGGTATTAACAGAAAGTACCAAAAGGCTTATTAAACACGATCAGTATTTTGCACCAGTTGCCCCATTTAAGTTTGTAGTGCTGAACTCATCGTTATCGGTAATGCAGGGGCAGGATTTAAAATTGGAGGTAAAGCTGGATGGCAACCAATTACCGGCTAACCTATATCTGGAAACAGGCAGCAATACCTTTAAACTGGATAAGCAAACTTTAACCCGCTTCCAGTACCTGTTTACCAACTTACAACAAAATACCAGTTTCCGGCTTACTGCTAACGGGTTTACTTCGGCAACCTATCAGGTTAAAGTAAACCAGAAACCAGCTTTATTGAATTTTGATGTGGTGCTTAATTATCCGGCTTACCTGCATAAAGCTACTGAAACTTTATCAAATGCGGGCGACATGACTTTGCCGGCCGGTACATCAGTAGAATGGCAATTGCATACCCGCGCTGCACAGCAACTGGCTTTTAGCATCAACCAAACACAACGCCAGTTAACCCCAGCAAAAACTGATGTTTTTACGCATACCGAACGCATTTACCGGAACACTACTTACACCGTACAGCCACTTACATCGGCTACGCAGGCGGGCGAGGCTACGAGCTATCGTATCAACGTTATTGCCGATGAAATGCCTGCCATTACCGTACAGGAGAAGCAAGATTCGGTAAGTAGTAAAGCTTTGTATTTTTCTGGCAACATACAAGACGATCATGGCTTTTCATCTTTAACCTTTCACTACCGTACAGAAGCTGCGGGTAGCAAGAGTAAAACTGTAAGCTTGCCGGTAAAAGCTAATTTGAGCCAAACTCAAGCTGACTTTTTCTACTACTGGAACCTAAAAGATTTAAATATTACGCCAGGTAGTCAAATTACCTACTACTTTGAAGTAGCCGATAATGATGGGGTAAATGGCCCTAAAAGCGTGCGCTCAGCCGAGCATACCTTACAGGCCCCTACCGAGCAGCAAATGAATGAGCAGTTAAATGCCGGTACGCAGGTTGTCAAGCAAAAAATGCAATCGGCTATTAAAATGGCTGGGCAACTGGAACGCGAGGCACAAAAGCTTAATCAGTTGCTGCTAAATAAAACAACCTTAAGCTTTGATGAAAAGAAACAGATTGAGGATTTGCTGAAAAGAAAAGCCGAACTAAATGATTTGATAAAAGATATTAAAGAAGACAATCAAAAAAACTTATACAACCGGCGTGAAAACCAGCAGCAAAGCCAGGAGTTGCAGGAAAAGCAAAAAGAGATAGAAAACCTGTTCAACAATGCATTAGATGATAAAACGCAAGAGTTGCTGAAAAAACTGCAAAACTTACTGCAACAGGAACAAAAAGATGCTACCCGCGATGAAATTGCCAAGATGCAGAACAACAACAAATCGATCAAGAAAGAACTGGACCGTATGTTGGAACTGTACAAACAACTGGATTTTGAGCAAAAGCTGAACGAAAATGTCAATCAACTTAACAAGCTGGCAGAACAGCAACAAAAGCTGGCTGAGCAAACTCAACAGTCTGGCACCGACAAACAACAGCTACAACAGGAGCAGCAAAAACTACAGCAGGACTTTCAGAATGTAAAAAAATCATTGGATGACCTGAGCAAAGCTAACGAACAGTTGGAGCGCCGCAATAATTTTGACAAACCTGAAAAGGATGAAAATGCAGTAGAGCAAAGCATGCAGAACAGTAAAGATGAACTGCAAAAAAATAATCGCTCGAAATCAGCACAGGCTCAGCAACAGACTGCTAAACGCATGCAGCAAATGGCCAGCAAAATGCAGCAAAATGAGCAGGAAGGCGAACAGGAGCAAAACAGGATAGATGTGCAGCAACTGCGCGAATTGCTTAAAGTTTTGGTTAATAGCTCGTTCAATCAAGAAAAGGTAATGCAAAGCTTACGGGGCATGAGTAGCAATGACCCAAGCTACGTTAACATGGCGCAAAAACAAAAAGATATTAAAGATAACCTGAAAACTGCTGAAGATACCTTATATGCTTTAAGCCGACGTATACCCCAAATACAAGCTACTGTAAACCAAGAAGTAGGCAGCATTAATGATCATATTGATAAAGCGTTGGAAAATTTAGGCGACCGGCGTACACCAGAAGCGAACCGCAACCAGCAATATGCCATGACCTCGATGAATAATTTGGCATTAATGTTGAGCGAAGCATTGGAACACTTGCAAAATTCTATGAATAGCGGTAAGGGAGGTGGTAAAAAGCAACAATCTATAGCTCAGCTTAGCCAAATGCAACAGCAGTTAAACCAAAATATGCAAAAAATGCGTGAACAGCTGCAACAGCAAGGTAATCAGGGCAAAAGCCAGCAAGGTGGTCAGCAAAACCAGGCTCCTGGCAGCAGTATGAGCGAGCAGTTGGCCCGTATGGCCCGTCAGCAGCAGCAAATCAGGCAACAGCTTGAGCAGCTGAACCGTGAAAACAATAAAGATGGAACCGGCAAATTAGGCAATCTGGACAAAATTGCCAAAGATATGGAACAAACAGAAAGTGATCTCGTAAACAAGAAAATTACAGAAGAATCGTTAAAGAGACAGCAGCAGATTCAAACCCGCATGCTGGAAGCCGAAAAAGCAGAACAGGAACGAGAACAGGATAAGCAACGTGAAAGTCAGGCGGGAAAGGATTTGCCTCCTGGTTATATTAAAGCATTGCAAGGTTTTCAGCAACATAAAGCAAAACAAACAGAACAGCTGCAAACGGTGCCTTCCGCTTTGAATTTATATTACAAACAAAAAATTAAACGTTATTTTAGCCAAATTAATGCAAAATAAAATGCAAACAGATAGTGTTCAAACCGGGCAGTTATACACGCTGCAGCTTCCGTCACAACTGGATAGCATCACTTTGCTTGAAAATTTGATTGAAGAAATAGCCGATAAATATCATATCAGTGAAGATGTTTTTGCCAATATGATGACTTGCCTTAATGAAGTAGTTATTAATGCAATTGTACACGGCAACAAGCAAGATACGGCAAAAAAGGTGATCATAAATGTAGATGTTGACCCTAAACGGGCTATATGGACCATTACCGATGAAGGTGAAGGATTTGATTATAATCATTTACCCGACCCTACGGCTGAAGAAAATCTGGAAAAATTAACCGGACGTGGCGTATATATTATTAAACACCTGGCCGACCAATGTGTATTCAATGATAAAGGCAATGAAGTAGAGCTGCAGTTTAAATTATAAATGGCCGCCGTTCACTTTTTTGCAGAAGATACCAGCTATAAATTAAAAAATAAAAATAATCTTAAACGCTGGATAAAAGATACTATACAAGCCGAAGGCTTTAAGCTGGGCGAACTTAATTATATATTGTGTTCTGACGCTTACCTGCTGAACATCAATCAGCAGTATTTGGATCATGACACCTACACAGATATTGTTACCTTTGATAATTCGGATACTGCCGGAGAAATCAATGGTGATATTTTTATTTCCGTAGAGCGTACTCAAGAAAACGCCCTAAAATTTGAGGTTAGCCCTGAAACAGAACTGCACCGTGTTATTATTCATGGTGCTTTGCATTTGTTGGGGTATAAAGATAAATCTGCTGCTCACAAAAAGCAGATGACAGCCAAGGAAGACGAATACCTTGCTAGGAAATCTTTTTAATAATCAAGTATTTACCTACCTTTATAGCTAAATTATAACTCCATTTATTTATGAAAATGCTAACGCTGCTTTTTGTACTGCTGTTTGCTACAGCCACCACCACCGTATATGATTTCAAACTAAAAACTATTGATGGTAAAAACTTTGATTTAAAAAAGTACAGAGGTAAAAAGCTATTGATTGTTAATACAGCATCTAAATGCGGCTTTACACCACAATATGCCGAATTACAAAAGCTGGCTGATGAATATAAAGATAAAGTAACTATAGTAGGTTTTCCAGCTAACAACTTTGGCGGACAGGAGCCAGGCGCTAATAGTGAAATTAAAACCTTTTGCCAAAAAAACTATGGTGTTACCTTCCCGTTAAGTGAAAAAGTTAGCGTTAAAGGGGATGATATCAGCCCATTGTTTAAATACTTAACCACTACAGAAAACCCTGATTTTACCGGCGAAATTAAATGGAACTTTGAAAAGTTCCTGATTGATGAAAACGGCAAGCTGATTCATCGCTACCGTTCACAGGTAAAACCATTGTCACCTGAAATTACCAGTCAGTTATAAAACTAAAAAGGCGCCTACATTGAGTAAGCGCCTTTTTATTCATTGTTTAGCCTTGTAAATATTAATCTTCTTTGTTCTTTTTACCAGCTTCTTCCCTAGCCTTTTTGATAGAATCTTGGCGGCGCTTTTGATCTTTCTCTTTCTTTTTAAAGAATCCTCTTAACAAAAAGTTATGCTGCGCTGCTTTTAAATCCTGGTTTAAAGTTGTTGTAGTTTTATTAGCATTAGCAATGGTAGTTTTAGCTGATGATACCGTAGTCTCTAAATCTTTAGCCATTCTATCATTATGCAGTAAACGACCTATTGAACCTTTACCATGATTGATATCCCGCACAATGCCAGTTAAATTGCTGGTTAGTTCTTCGGCATTATCAGCTACTCTGGTTAGTTTATTAATGATACGGTCAATATCCAGTGGGTTTACAGCAGTTAGTTTATCTCCGCTGCTTACCTCGTGACTTGCTGCGCCGCCGGGGCTAATTACTACCAATTTATCACCCATAAGCCCATCGCTGCCTATACTCACTTTAGCATCCTTCTTGATGAACTTTTTAACGTTGTTATTTAGCGTTAAATCAACGCGTACGCTACTATCAGTTACGATGTTGATACTTTCCACCACCCCTACGTTAATACCCGCAAAACGCACGTTATTACCTACCATAAGGCCATTCACGTTTTTAAAGATCCCATAAACGCCGAATGTGGAATTAAACATACTTTTTTGGCTACCTATCAAGAATATACCTAAAAAAAGTACGACTAAGCCTATTATCACAAACAAGCCTATTTTTATTTTTTGTCCCGATGTCGTCTTCATATTGTATCTAAAAAGAATGATTTTACAAATTCGTCTTCTGAGTGCTGTAGCTCCTCAAATGTACCCTCAGCTATATATTCGCCATCTTTCATTACTACTACACGGTCGGCCGTGATACGGGCACATTCCATATCATGCG
This region includes:
- a CDS encoding ATP-binding protein, which gives rise to MQTDSVQTGQLYTLQLPSQLDSITLLENLIEEIADKYHISEDVFANMMTCLNEVVINAIVHGNKQDTAKKVIINVDVDPKRAIWTITDEGEGFDYNHLPDPTAEENLEKLTGRGVYIIKHLADQCVFNDKGNEVELQFKL
- a CDS encoding glutathione peroxidase — encoded protein: MKMLTLLFVLLFATATTTVYDFKLKTIDGKNFDLKKYRGKKLLIVNTASKCGFTPQYAELQKLADEYKDKVTIVGFPANNFGGQEPGANSEIKTFCQKNYGVTFPLSEKVSVKGDDISPLFKYLTTTENPDFTGEIKWNFEKFLIDENGKLIHRYRSQVKPLSPEITSQL
- a CDS encoding DUF4175 family protein; amino-acid sequence: MSVVDNYTLLIDKVNTFIRKYYLNNLLRGLIFLGAGLLSAYLVIVVLEYFGNFDIALRSILFYSFVILNLFLVAWLVIPSLLAYLKLGKTLTHDEAAEIIGLHFQDVKDKLLNTLQLKKLANEDARHRLLIEASINQKIETLKPVSFPSAINLKENARYLKWVIGPFVIIAILAIAAPAVLTESTKRLIKHDQYFAPVAPFKFVVLNSSLSVMQGQDLKLEVKLDGNQLPANLYLETGSNTFKLDKQTLTRFQYLFTNLQQNTSFRLTANGFTSATYQVKVNQKPALLNFDVVLNYPAYLHKATETLSNAGDMTLPAGTSVEWQLHTRAAQQLAFSINQTQRQLTPAKTDVFTHTERIYRNTTYTVQPLTSATQAGEATSYRINVIADEMPAITVQEKQDSVSSKALYFSGNIQDDHGFSSLTFHYRTEAAGSKSKTVSLPVKANLSQTQADFFYYWNLKDLNITPGSQITYYFEVADNDGVNGPKSVRSAEHTLQAPTEQQMNEQLNAGTQVVKQKMQSAIKMAGQLEREAQKLNQLLLNKTTLSFDEKKQIEDLLKRKAELNDLIKDIKEDNQKNLYNRRENQQQSQELQEKQKEIENLFNNALDDKTQELLKKLQNLLQQEQKDATRDEIAKMQNNNKSIKKELDRMLELYKQLDFEQKLNENVNQLNKLAEQQQKLAEQTQQSGTDKQQLQQEQQKLQQDFQNVKKSLDDLSKANEQLERRNNFDKPEKDENAVEQSMQNSKDELQKNNRSKSAQAQQQTAKRMQQMASKMQQNEQEGEQEQNRIDVQQLRELLKVLVNSSFNQEKVMQSLRGMSSNDPSYVNMAQKQKDIKDNLKTAEDTLYALSRRIPQIQATVNQEVGSINDHIDKALENLGDRRTPEANRNQQYAMTSMNNLALMLSEALEHLQNSMNSGKGGGKKQQSIAQLSQMQQQLNQNMQKMREQLQQQGNQGKSQQGGQQNQAPGSSMSEQLARMARQQQQIRQQLEQLNRENNKDGTGKLGNLDKIAKDMEQTESDLVNKKITEESLKRQQQIQTRMLEAEKAEQEREQDKQRESQAGKDLPPGYIKALQGFQQHKAKQTEQLQTVPSALNLYYKQKIKRYFSQINAK
- a CDS encoding MlaD family protein, with the translated sequence MKTTSGQKIKIGLFVIIGLVVLFLGIFLIGSQKSMFNSTFGVYGIFKNVNGLMVGNNVRFAGINVGVVESINIVTDSSVRVDLTLNNNVKKFIKKDAKVSIGSDGLMGDKLVVISPGGAASHEVSSGDKLTAVNPLDIDRIINKLTRVADNAEELTSNLTGIVRDINHGKGSIGRLLHNDRMAKDLETTVSSAKTTIANANKTTTTLNQDLKAAQHNFLLRGFFKKKEKDQKRRQDSIKKAREEAGKKNKED
- the ybeY gene encoding rRNA maturation RNase YbeY, with protein sequence MAAVHFFAEDTSYKLKNKNNLKRWIKDTIQAEGFKLGELNYILCSDAYLLNINQQYLDHDTYTDIVTFDNSDTAGEINGDIFISVERTQENALKFEVSPETELHRVIIHGALHLLGYKDKSAAHKKQMTAKEDEYLARKSF